In Listeria monocytogenes, the following proteins share a genomic window:
- a CDS encoding SDR family oxidoreductase → MGKLTGKVAVVTGAASGMGQQIAILFAKEGAKVVVADLNLEAAQKTVELVEKEDGTGLAVIANVTKQEDIENMINQAVEAFGTLDILVNNAGIMDNFVPAGELTDELWDKVFAINTTGVMRATRKALHIFEEKGQGVIVNIASAGGLFGSRAGAAYTASKHAVVGFTKNVGFQYANKNIRCNAIAPGAVNTNIGTTIYAPDEFGQERAMIGMGTNPRAGDASEIAKVALFLASDDSSFVNGTVITADAGWTAY, encoded by the coding sequence ATGGGGAAATTAACTGGAAAAGTGGCAGTGGTAACTGGTGCGGCTTCTGGAATGGGGCAACAAATCGCGATTCTTTTTGCTAAAGAAGGAGCGAAAGTTGTTGTGGCAGATTTAAATTTAGAGGCGGCACAAAAAACAGTCGAACTAGTCGAAAAAGAAGACGGAACAGGACTTGCTGTCATAGCTAATGTAACCAAGCAAGAGGATATTGAAAATATGATTAACCAGGCTGTTGAGGCATTTGGAACGTTAGATATTTTAGTCAACAATGCAGGGATTATGGATAATTTTGTGCCAGCTGGTGAATTAACAGATGAACTTTGGGATAAAGTTTTTGCGATTAATACAACTGGTGTGATGCGTGCGACACGAAAAGCATTACACATTTTTGAAGAAAAAGGGCAAGGGGTTATTGTAAACATTGCTTCGGCAGGCGGTCTTTTTGGCTCAAGAGCAGGGGCGGCATATACAGCATCTAAACATGCGGTCGTGGGCTTTACAAAAAATGTCGGATTCCAATATGCGAACAAAAACATTCGTTGTAATGCAATCGCCCCGGGAGCAGTAAATACGAATATCGGGACAACTATTTATGCTCCAGATGAATTTGGTCAAGAGCGCGCGATGATTGGAATGGGGACTAATCCACGTGCTGGTGATGCCTCAGAAATCGCTAAAGTAGCCTTGTTTTTAGCATCAGATGACTCCAGTTTTGTGAATGGAACAGTTATAACAGCTGATGCTGGCTGGACAGCTTACTAA
- a CDS encoding MBL fold metallo-hydrolase yields MTKIKRIMTGIIQENCYIIYQDNLALIVDPGDEASKIEAEIAKLEVKPVAVLLTHCHYDHIGALEEIRTTYNIPVYVSPLEQEWLSNPELNLSAHIAGKAIIAQPAENEFTLGEYNIEGFQFKVVPTPGHSIGSVSFIFDDFVVVGDALFKGSIGRTDLYTGDFDMLINSIKTQLFVLPDELPAYSGHGDATTIGHEKKTNPYFN; encoded by the coding sequence ATGACAAAAATCAAACGTATTATGACAGGAATAATCCAAGAAAATTGTTATATCATTTATCAAGATAATTTAGCATTAATTGTTGACCCAGGCGATGAAGCAAGTAAAATTGAAGCAGAAATCGCAAAACTAGAAGTGAAACCAGTGGCTGTTTTGCTAACGCATTGTCACTATGATCATATCGGGGCTTTAGAAGAGATTCGAACAACATATAATATTCCAGTATATGTTAGCCCACTAGAGCAAGAATGGCTCTCTAATCCAGAACTAAACTTATCTGCACATATTGCTGGTAAAGCAATTATAGCGCAACCTGCAGAAAATGAATTTACGCTAGGTGAATATAATATAGAAGGTTTTCAATTTAAAGTAGTACCGACGCCAGGACATTCTATCGGAAGCGTTAGTTTTATTTTCGACGATTTTGTCGTAGTTGGTGATGCTTTGTTTAAAGGTAGTATCGGTCGTACAGATTTATATACAGGAGATTTTGATATGTTAATAAATAGCATTAAAACACAACTGTTCGTACTTCCAGATGAATTACCAGCTTATTCAGGTCATGGCGATGCAACTACAATCGGTCACGAGAAAAAGACAAACCCATACTTTAACTAA
- a CDS encoding diguanylate cyclase, with the protein MVEQLVSNAAILLAGFYIISLVYKEPITKELATNRKMVIGIWAGLLGFALMVFGIPISNNVIVDLRHIPIIMVGFYGGPIPAIVSAIIISASRFLLSVNSAAMMAAIVMMLIGIITALFGKRLEKFKIWGVFILNIIACSFVVINLHLILARESLFWINMTIFVLIALVIGAVSAGLMSNMIKSKQLFQKYEQDSTLDYLTKLSNVRQFDEKINHVMDSGSRQVTLMLIDIDYFKNINDTYGHDAGDAILKQLAVILKASTTDGSEAFRNGGEEFSIVLLDCSIEEGNKVAEQVRKETEEHDFVIPGGQIVKITISVGVSSSKDGANTSEGLFKSADEALYKAKLTGRNRVCIADGN; encoded by the coding sequence TTGGTCGAACAGTTGGTAAGTAATGCAGCGATATTACTCGCAGGCTTTTATATTATCTCCTTAGTTTATAAAGAACCAATTACAAAAGAATTAGCAACAAATAGAAAAATGGTGATCGGAATTTGGGCTGGACTTCTCGGTTTTGCGCTGATGGTTTTCGGGATTCCAATTTCGAATAATGTGATTGTCGATTTGCGTCATATTCCAATAATAATGGTAGGTTTTTATGGCGGGCCGATTCCCGCAATTGTATCAGCTATTATTATTTCGGCATCGCGCTTTCTACTATCCGTGAATTCCGCAGCTATGATGGCGGCGATTGTGATGATGTTAATTGGCATAATAACAGCCCTTTTTGGAAAACGTTTAGAGAAATTTAAAATTTGGGGCGTTTTTATTTTAAATATCATCGCGTGTAGTTTTGTTGTTATTAATCTGCATTTGATTTTAGCTAGAGAGTCTCTTTTCTGGATAAATATGACTATTTTCGTGCTGATTGCGCTTGTTATCGGGGCTGTTTCTGCGGGACTAATGAGCAATATGATTAAATCAAAACAACTTTTTCAAAAATATGAGCAAGATTCTACGCTAGATTATTTGACCAAATTATCGAATGTAAGGCAATTTGATGAGAAAATTAATCATGTGATGGATTCTGGGAGTAGACAAGTTACGCTCATGTTGATTGATATTGATTACTTTAAAAATATTAATGATACATATGGCCACGATGCAGGTGATGCGATTTTAAAACAATTAGCTGTCATTTTAAAAGCAAGCACGACAGATGGCTCAGAAGCTTTTAGAAACGGAGGCGAAGAGTTTTCCATCGTCTTATTAGATTGCTCAATAGAAGAAGGTAATAAGGTTGCTGAGCAAGTTAGAAAAGAAACGGAAGAGCATGATTTTGTTATTCCTGGCGGGCAAATAGTGAAAATTACGATTTCTGTTGGTGTGAGCAGTAGTAAAGACGGAGCGAATACAAGTGAAGGTTTGTTTAAATCTGCCGATGAAGCACTATATAAAGCAAAATTAACAGGACGAAATCGAGTTTGTATTGCAGATGGAAATTAG
- a CDS encoding DUF561 domain-containing protein yields MSLTEMLQIKYPILQGAMAQIATYELASAVSNAGGLGIIASGGMSADTLREQIRLCKEKTTKPFAVNIMLMMPNCPELVDVIIEEDVRVVTTGAGTPKPFMEKFKAAGIKVIAVIPSVKIAQKMEEIGVDAVVAEGTEAGGHVGETTTMALVRQVVSAVNIPVIAAGGIADGHGMAAVYALGASGVQIGTLFLVAEECPVPASFKQAVLDATDTSTTVTGRRNGAPVRSIKNPMIQKYVELENENASRDKLEELTLGSLRKAVHEGDVENGSVMAGQICGMLTEIRSTSDIIENLMKESKQVASNLVIQ; encoded by the coding sequence ATGAGTTTAACTGAAATGCTACAAATCAAATATCCGATTTTACAAGGGGCAATGGCACAAATTGCCACATATGAATTAGCTTCCGCGGTATCAAATGCAGGTGGGCTAGGAATTATCGCGTCTGGTGGAATGTCAGCAGACACATTACGAGAACAAATTCGTCTTTGTAAAGAAAAGACAACAAAACCGTTCGCTGTAAATATCATGCTGATGATGCCAAATTGCCCAGAACTTGTCGATGTCATTATTGAAGAAGATGTGCGCGTTGTTACAACTGGGGCAGGAACGCCTAAACCATTTATGGAAAAATTTAAAGCAGCTGGAATTAAAGTTATCGCAGTTATCCCATCTGTAAAAATTGCACAAAAAATGGAAGAAATCGGTGTTGATGCAGTTGTTGCAGAAGGTACAGAAGCAGGGGGACATGTTGGTGAAACAACAACGATGGCACTAGTTCGTCAAGTCGTTTCAGCAGTAAATATCCCAGTCATTGCAGCAGGCGGAATTGCAGATGGCCACGGAATGGCAGCGGTATACGCGTTAGGCGCAAGCGGTGTCCAAATCGGCACACTTTTCCTTGTTGCTGAGGAATGCCCGGTTCCAGCTAGCTTCAAACAAGCAGTACTTGACGCAACGGATACGAGTACGACCGTAACAGGCCGCCGAAATGGTGCGCCAGTAAGGAGTATTAAAAACCCAATGATCCAAAAATATGTAGAACTAGAAAATGAAAATGCCTCCAGAGATAAATTAGAGGAATTAACACTTGGCTCTCTTAGAAAAGCAGTTCATGAAGGTGACGTTGAAAATGGTTCCGTCATGGCTGGACAAATTTGCGGAATGTTAACTGAAATTCGTTCCACAAGCGATATTATCGAAAACCTTATGAAAGAATCTAAACAAGTTGCAAGTAACTTAGTCATTCAATAA
- a CDS encoding Crp/Fnr family transcriptional regulator produces MNTLEKRQHEILTNPLHFCKKSGDFAKHSMSIKLSKNELFDVDFVTGIYFVEKGIVMKGTQIDDYIGYDQLLKHGDVCNFSSFMSSDLKRNIGAKLLSPSSSVITAVDRDFFIFMVEKHISIEEFMLYQSKKEIMVLQRRCLLNTLKVKDRVKHVIAAIGYEYGISNGDNIQIPQELSTTFLSKFMGITREYLSLTLSELKKEGYLLNTKIPVVINVEKLFNEIPYESLIL; encoded by the coding sequence ATGAACACATTAGAAAAACGACAACATGAAATTTTGACCAATCCACTTCATTTTTGTAAGAAGTCTGGAGATTTTGCTAAACATAGTATGAGTATTAAACTTTCTAAAAACGAACTGTTTGATGTTGATTTCGTAACAGGTATCTATTTTGTTGAAAAAGGTATCGTTATGAAAGGAACACAAATTGATGACTATATTGGGTACGATCAATTACTAAAACATGGGGATGTGTGTAATTTTTCATCTTTCATGTCTTCTGATTTAAAACGTAATATTGGTGCTAAATTATTATCACCAAGTTCTAGCGTCATTACAGCAGTAGACAGAGATTTCTTCATTTTTATGGTCGAAAAACATATTAGTATCGAAGAATTTATGCTTTATCAATCAAAAAAAGAAATCATGGTGCTGCAACGTCGCTGTTTACTTAATACACTCAAAGTAAAAGATCGCGTAAAACACGTGATTGCTGCAATTGGCTATGAATATGGTATTTCTAACGGAGATAACATTCAAATTCCACAAGAGCTATCCACTACATTTTTATCCAAATTCATGGGTATCACAAGAGAGTATCTTAGTTTAACGCTTAGTGAACTTAAAAAAGAGGGCTATTTACTAAATACTAAAATCCCTGTTGTAATTAATGTAGAAAAACTTTTCAATGAAATTCCATATGAATCATTAATTTTATAA
- a CDS encoding VOC family protein, whose translation MTAKMLHTCIRVKNLTDSINFYEKALGLKEVRRKDFPDFEFTLVYMAFEEGGFELELTYNYDQKEAYDLGNGYGHLAVGVPDVRALLKEHQAAGYTVTDLKGLPGEDPFYYFLTDPDGYKTEIIQDGAL comes from the coding sequence ATGACTGCAAAAATGTTACATACATGTATCCGCGTAAAAAACCTAACTGATTCTATTAATTTTTATGAAAAAGCGTTAGGACTTAAAGAAGTTCGTCGTAAGGACTTTCCAGATTTCGAATTTACATTAGTTTATATGGCGTTTGAAGAAGGCGGTTTCGAACTAGAATTAACATACAACTATGACCAAAAAGAAGCTTACGATTTAGGAAATGGTTACGGTCATTTAGCGGTTGGTGTACCAGACGTACGCGCTTTATTAAAAGAGCACCAAGCAGCAGGTTACACTGTGACAGATTTAAAAGGACTTCCCGGTGAAGATCCATTCTATTATTTCTTAACAGATCCAGATGGTTATAAAACAGAAATCATTCAAGATGGTGCTTTATAA
- a CDS encoding OFA family MFS transporter: MTKEINRWGVLIGSVGVLLCTGAVYAFSVFAGPLSAAHGWTIPQIMMAFTINAAIGPIPTILGGILTDKGKAKWAILIGGILFGLGFALTGFATSTTMLYLSYGVLAGLGQGFAYSGCLSNTIRLFPDKRGLASGLITAGMGGATIIAAPIANHLIETYNVMTAFKIMGAVYIAVVIGCSFLIRVAPAGYAPKGWTPPAGNGAGMVNVPWTGMVRTVTFYLILLMLGIGAFSGLMIASNASLIGQNMFGLTAASAAAYVSIYSLSNCLGRVVWGAVSDRLGRSNTLMIIYTVIALSLLALATLQSVVGFVIGIIGLGLCFGGTMGVFPSIVMENYGPKNQGVNYGIVFIGYSTAAFFAPKMAAQIAGQNGGDFTQAFYIAIALAAVGLCINIVYKLREKKQPTKELA; encoded by the coding sequence ATGACAAAAGAAATAAACCGTTGGGGAGTCTTAATTGGCTCTGTTGGTGTTCTACTTTGTACCGGTGCGGTATATGCATTTAGTGTTTTTGCTGGACCGCTTAGTGCTGCGCATGGTTGGACAATTCCACAAATTATGATGGCATTTACAATTAATGCGGCGATTGGACCGATTCCAACTATCTTAGGTGGGATTTTAACGGATAAAGGGAAAGCAAAATGGGCCATTTTAATTGGGGGAATCCTGTTTGGGCTTGGTTTTGCACTGACAGGTTTTGCTACTTCAACGACGATGCTTTACTTGTCTTATGGTGTCCTTGCTGGGCTTGGACAAGGTTTTGCGTATTCAGGATGTCTTAGTAACACGATTCGTCTTTTCCCAGATAAACGTGGTCTTGCTTCTGGACTTATTACGGCAGGAATGGGTGGAGCGACAATTATTGCTGCACCGATTGCGAACCATTTAATTGAAACATATAACGTAATGACAGCATTTAAAATTATGGGAGCTGTTTATATCGCAGTTGTCATTGGATGTAGTTTCCTTATTCGCGTCGCACCAGCTGGCTATGCACCAAAAGGCTGGACACCACCTGCTGGAAATGGAGCGGGTATGGTAAATGTACCTTGGACGGGCATGGTTCGAACAGTTACTTTTTATCTGATTCTTTTAATGTTAGGTATTGGCGCATTCTCAGGTCTGATGATTGCTTCTAATGCATCCTTAATTGGTCAAAATATGTTTGGCTTAACGGCTGCATCGGCTGCTGCTTACGTTAGTATTTATTCACTAAGCAACTGTTTAGGTCGAGTAGTTTGGGGCGCTGTATCTGACCGTCTAGGTAGATCAAATACATTGATGATTATTTATACAGTAATTGCTTTATCTTTACTAGCACTTGCAACACTTCAATCTGTTGTTGGATTTGTTATCGGAATCATTGGACTTGGACTTTGCTTTGGTGGAACAATGGGCGTTTTCCCGTCTATCGTTATGGAAAATTACGGTCCGAAAAATCAAGGCGTCAACTACGGAATTGTCTTCATTGGTTATTCCACAGCAGCCTTCTTTGCACCAAAAATGGCAGCGCAAATCGCCGGTCAAAACGGTGGCGACTTCACACAAGCTTTCTATATAGCTATCGCACTTGCTGCTGTAGGACTTTGTATTAATATTGTTTATAAATTACGTGAGAAAAAACAACCAACGAAAGAATTAGCGTAA
- a CDS encoding acyl CoA:acetate/3-ketoacid CoA transferase, translating to MSKVIKASEAAKLIKDGDTVAFSGFGLACVNEEMAIAVEERFLEEGAPRNLTVMHASALGDRREKGMSHWGHEGLIKRWIGGIAIASPKMAKLIEEDKCEAYNLPQGVITQLYREIAAKRPGVITKIGMGTFVDPRIEGAKMSASSKDNLVELLTIHDEEWLFYPSFPIQVALIRGTVADEFGNLTLEKEGLHMEVLPIAQAVRNSGGIVIAQVESVAKKGSLNPKDVRVPGILVDHIIISEPENHFQTENTQYNPAFSGHIQVPLGDIEPLALDDRKVIARRSAAELEPQTILNLGVGIPVNVSTVAAEEGVSDQLILTTEAGSVGGVPAGLADFGHAYNSEAIVDHHSQFDFYDGGGLDLSVLGLAQTDESGNVNVSKFGSRVAGCGGFINISQSAKKLIFAGTFTAGGLKTRVADGKLEILQEGKAKKFIKQVQQITFSGEYASTTDQIILYVTERAVFRLENGKMVLTEIAPGVDLEKDILGQMEFEPIIANDLKVMDSGMFSEQWGGLKAIIEKQTREGVSI from the coding sequence TTGTCAAAAGTAATAAAAGCAAGTGAAGCAGCAAAATTAATAAAAGATGGCGATACTGTTGCTTTTAGTGGTTTCGGTTTAGCTTGTGTCAACGAAGAAATGGCTATCGCGGTTGAAGAGCGTTTTTTAGAAGAAGGGGCACCTCGTAATCTAACCGTTATGCATGCTAGTGCGCTTGGTGATCGCAGGGAAAAAGGAATGAGTCACTGGGGACATGAAGGATTAATTAAACGCTGGATTGGCGGAATTGCGATTGCTTCTCCCAAAATGGCGAAATTAATTGAAGAAGACAAATGTGAAGCATACAATTTGCCACAAGGTGTAATTACGCAACTTTACCGGGAAATTGCAGCTAAACGACCAGGCGTTATTACAAAAATTGGCATGGGAACATTTGTAGACCCGCGTATTGAAGGGGCAAAAATGTCCGCGAGTTCTAAAGACAACTTAGTAGAGCTATTGACGATTCACGACGAAGAATGGCTATTTTATCCAAGTTTCCCAATTCAAGTTGCGCTCATTCGAGGAACTGTGGCAGATGAATTTGGGAACTTAACGTTAGAAAAAGAAGGCTTACACATGGAAGTCTTGCCAATTGCACAGGCAGTTCGAAATTCAGGCGGAATTGTAATCGCTCAAGTAGAATCTGTTGCGAAAAAAGGATCGCTTAATCCTAAAGATGTTAGAGTTCCAGGGATTTTGGTTGATCATATTATTATTTCAGAACCAGAAAATCATTTCCAAACTGAAAATACACAATACAACCCAGCTTTTTCAGGACACATTCAAGTTCCGCTTGGTGATATTGAGCCACTTGCGTTAGATGACCGTAAAGTAATTGCGCGTCGTTCAGCAGCAGAACTAGAACCACAAACCATTCTAAATTTAGGTGTAGGAATTCCAGTGAACGTCTCTACTGTTGCAGCGGAAGAAGGCGTGAGTGACCAATTAATACTAACAACGGAAGCAGGATCTGTTGGTGGTGTGCCAGCAGGGTTAGCAGATTTCGGTCATGCGTATAACAGTGAAGCTATTGTCGACCATCATTCACAGTTCGATTTTTACGATGGTGGCGGACTCGATTTATCCGTACTTGGTTTGGCGCAAACCGACGAATCCGGTAATGTGAATGTCAGCAAGTTTGGCTCAAGAGTTGCTGGGTGTGGTGGATTTATTAATATCTCCCAATCAGCGAAAAAATTAATTTTTGCCGGAACTTTTACAGCAGGTGGTTTAAAGACACGGGTAGCTGACGGCAAACTAGAGATTTTACAAGAAGGAAAAGCTAAAAAGTTTATCAAACAAGTTCAACAAATCACATTTAGTGGCGAATACGCTTCAACGACCGATCAAATCATCCTCTATGTGACAGAGCGAGCTGTATTCCGTTTAGAAAATGGCAAAATGGTTCTAACAGAAATCGCGCCAGGAGTAGATTTAGAAAAGGATATTCTTGGACAAATGGAATTCGAACCCATTATTGCGAACGATTTAAAAGTAATGGATAGCGGTATGTTTAGCGAACAATGGGGTGGCTTAAAAGCTATTATTGAAAAACAAACAAGAGAGGGAGTATCGATATGA
- a CDS encoding sigma-54-dependent Fis family transcriptional regulator — protein MFDLMDNLLGVQSFGELNKDMPTTLFVTDADGNILISNKFTALTVGMSLEELLRCNVRDLVEDGVYNDSVTLEAIRTKQKKTKVINTKKGFSIRSTSTPILYPDGTVHLVVTMSDETQPDSFKTWRGEAISGNKESLLLEDYKENDGTVIIAESVAMKQIVRVCNQIAPFDSKVLLYGESGTGKEVLSRYIHEQSEQAAGPFISINCAAIPKALFESELFGHEKGSFTGADIEKPGMLELADGGTLFLDEISEMPLELQAKMLRVLETGEVRRLGSTTETKRRFRLISATNRNLGEMVEKGTFRRDLYYRINVVPVHIPALRERPQDIIGLARQFIQKFNQKYQKDFQLSGDKTKELLSHNWPGNVRELRNQIERLVVMSGNKEVKVSETDDFALDLHFKEQTKKESLHLKDYLQDVEKHFILRVLEESDGNVTKAASVLGIHRSVLYRKLKTLH, from the coding sequence ATGTTTGACTTAATGGATAACTTGCTGGGAGTACAGTCATTTGGTGAATTAAATAAAGACATGCCAACGACACTTTTTGTCACTGATGCAGACGGTAATATTTTAATTTCTAATAAATTCACTGCGCTTACGGTCGGAATGTCGCTTGAAGAATTACTTCGTTGTAATGTAAGAGACTTAGTGGAAGACGGTGTGTACAATGATTCTGTCACGCTGGAAGCAATCCGAACCAAACAAAAGAAAACAAAAGTTATCAATACGAAGAAAGGTTTTAGTATTCGTTCGACTTCTACGCCCATTCTCTATCCAGATGGCACCGTGCATTTAGTTGTTACGATGTCAGATGAAACGCAACCAGATAGTTTTAAAACATGGCGAGGCGAGGCAATTTCGGGCAATAAAGAGTCACTTCTTCTTGAAGATTATAAAGAAAATGATGGCACTGTGATCATAGCAGAGAGCGTCGCGATGAAGCAGATAGTTCGAGTGTGCAACCAGATTGCTCCGTTTGACAGTAAAGTCTTATTATACGGGGAGTCCGGTACTGGTAAAGAAGTTTTGTCGCGCTATATTCATGAACAAAGTGAACAAGCTGCTGGGCCATTTATCTCGATTAACTGTGCGGCAATCCCCAAAGCATTATTTGAATCTGAGCTTTTCGGACATGAAAAAGGTTCGTTTACCGGTGCGGATATTGAAAAACCTGGGATGCTTGAACTAGCTGATGGAGGCACACTATTTTTAGATGAAATTTCTGAAATGCCATTAGAGCTTCAAGCAAAAATGCTGCGAGTGCTTGAAACTGGCGAGGTAAGAAGACTGGGCTCAACAACCGAGACGAAACGCCGCTTTAGACTTATTTCAGCGACAAATCGAAACCTTGGCGAAATGGTTGAAAAAGGAACGTTTAGGCGTGATTTGTATTATCGTATTAATGTAGTGCCGGTGCATATTCCAGCACTTAGAGAGCGACCGCAAGATATTATTGGCCTTGCGCGTCAGTTCATTCAAAAATTCAATCAAAAGTATCAAAAAGATTTTCAGTTAAGCGGCGATAAAACGAAAGAATTACTTTCTCATAACTGGCCAGGAAATGTACGTGAACTTAGAAACCAGATTGAACGCTTAGTTGTTATGTCCGGAAATAAAGAAGTGAAAGTCTCGGAAACAGATGATTTTGCGCTAGACTTACATTTTAAAGAGCAAACGAAAAAAGAATCACTTCATTTAAAAGATTATTTACAAGACGTGGAAAAACACTTTATATTGCGAGTGCTCGAAGAAAGTGATGGAAACGTGACAAAAGCGGCCAGTGTGCTTGGAATTCACCGCTCTGTTTTATATCGAAAACTAAAAACACTTCATTAA
- a CDS encoding AraC family transcriptional regulator: MSEYLEIPELNKAFPFRSFVNEGEVLVYPHWHKEIEIIYALKGSLNLGVNDMPIQLKEGEIQVINGGDVHYFLASPSSERVVIQFDLSLFQEEMQMDDQMQTLREMLTEMAHLSREWPEETVAKMQSLIMNIHEESSGEKPGKHYILKADLLAIIGLIYREIPQIKTQPDSVISEEAVLKSQETLHKLDQIFSYVEKHYQEPVSLQEVANYTGFSTYYFTKFFKRNTGMTFVTFLNDYRLNKAKWMLLNEAFPVTEVAELAGFSSVKTFHHAFKRAMGVAPLKYRKTIYGNN, encoded by the coding sequence ATGAGTGAATACTTGGAAATTCCAGAATTAAATAAAGCTTTTCCGTTCCGTTCGTTTGTAAATGAGGGAGAGGTACTTGTTTATCCGCATTGGCACAAGGAAATTGAGATTATTTATGCACTAAAAGGGAGCCTTAATCTTGGTGTTAATGATATGCCAATTCAATTAAAAGAAGGCGAGATTCAAGTGATAAATGGTGGAGATGTGCATTATTTTTTAGCTTCACCAAGTAGTGAACGTGTCGTTATTCAGTTTGATTTAAGTTTATTTCAAGAAGAAATGCAAATGGATGACCAAATGCAAACATTGCGTGAGATGCTTACGGAAATGGCGCATTTAAGTAGAGAATGGCCAGAAGAAACAGTGGCTAAAATGCAATCTCTCATTATGAATATTCATGAGGAGTCTAGCGGAGAAAAGCCAGGTAAGCATTATATTCTAAAAGCGGACTTGCTGGCGATTATCGGCTTAATATACCGAGAAATCCCTCAAATCAAAACACAACCGGATAGTGTGATTTCGGAAGAAGCGGTCTTAAAATCTCAAGAAACACTACATAAATTAGATCAAATTTTTTCCTATGTCGAGAAACATTATCAAGAACCTGTCAGCTTACAAGAAGTCGCGAACTACACTGGATTTAGCACATACTATTTCACGAAATTTTTCAAGCGAAATACCGGAATGACATTTGTGACTTTTTTAAATGATTACCGGCTGAACAAAGCAAAATGGATGTTGTTAAATGAGGCTTTCCCTGTAACAGAGGTGGCTGAACTAGCTGGCTTTAGTAGCGTAAAAACCTTTCATCATGCCTTCAAACGAGCAATGGGAGTCGCACCATTAAAATACAGGAAGACAATATACGGGAATAATTAA
- a CDS encoding Crp/Fnr family transcriptional regulator produces MHSDEEIFKETTPKALLQLLKKDYYFHDYCYQEIIPRGKEIKMNNSKGFKIYLVESGYFSYCLQNEYGDSGIISFVGGEIAINLVPIIKEEPEESVLRSLTEVHCWVLDPDFVERVLDESGEKAKYLLSNLLYTRKVYFKASKRNFMKKERRIRACLKEIGLYMGRVTKDKEFILPDEINNSILAQYANTTREYTNIIVLKLRKEGILDDSHKPWVIKKIDTL; encoded by the coding sequence ATGCATTCAGACGAGGAAATTTTCAAAGAAACAACACCAAAAGCACTGCTGCAATTACTAAAAAAAGATTACTATTTTCATGATTATTGCTATCAAGAAATTATCCCTAGAGGCAAAGAAATCAAGATGAATAATTCGAAAGGCTTCAAGATTTACTTAGTAGAAAGTGGATACTTCTCTTATTGCCTTCAAAATGAATACGGCGATTCCGGCATTATTAGCTTTGTGGGTGGCGAAATCGCAATCAATTTAGTTCCGATTATTAAGGAAGAGCCAGAGGAGTCTGTACTGCGTAGTTTGACAGAAGTTCATTGTTGGGTACTCGATCCTGATTTTGTGGAACGTGTTTTGGATGAATCGGGTGAAAAAGCGAAATATCTATTATCTAATTTGCTTTATACGAGAAAAGTTTATTTTAAAGCTAGTAAACGTAATTTTATGAAGAAAGAACGCCGTATTAGAGCATGTCTAAAAGAGATTGGTCTATATATGGGAAGAGTAACGAAAGATAAGGAATTCATTTTGCCGGATGAAATTAATAATTCTATTTTGGCTCAATATGCCAACACGACTCGAGAATACACGAATATTATCGTATTAAAACTACGAAAAGAAGGAATTCTCGACGACAGTCATAAGCCATGGGTTATTAAAAAAATTGACACACTTTAA